In the genome of Vicia villosa cultivar HV-30 ecotype Madison, WI linkage group LG7, Vvil1.0, whole genome shotgun sequence, one region contains:
- the LOC131618161 gene encoding transcription factor bHLH62-like produces MENQFFMNAGFEQSLHPSNSPMPTWQSLSSSMEVQPSLLNSSSNQSQGCFFNPNWEKSTDQNLNFDSALSSIVSSPASPPIENLVMRELIGKLGSFGEISQQHSKLNNNVVPMPGFSPDPGFVQRAAKFSCFGSKSFNDRSNHNQLVMNNVELPQRSVNLMENGAKLLSRVSSSPSFNTIGSQMVNIENKNSPLQQEYEGIEVGNSQEESTISEQNTPNGEIGVKASLDMNSRKRKSSSFKGKASNSSNPTKGGEDLNAKKSKSNEGGKNENDGMNIEEDSKKVATNAEEEKQNKSNSKAPEPLKDYIHVRARRGQATDSHSLAERVRREKISERMKLLQDLVPGCNKVTGKALMLDEIINYVQSLQRQVEFLSMKLSSVNTSIESVVVSKDIFQANNSLQNSIFQIDSSAPSFYGTQTQQNQVIHSNIPNGSGTHCLVDSLDSSLCHNLGMHLPLLNGFNENGSQFPLTFSEEDLNTIVQMGFGQTSNRETPIHSPSFNDSNQATQMKIEL; encoded by the exons ATGGAAAACCAGTTTTTTATGAATGCAGGATTCGAACAGTCACTTCATCCTTCAAATTCTCCAATGCCAACATGGCAATCACTTTCTTCATCCATGGAAGTTCAACCGTCACTACTGAATTCTTCCTCAAACCAATCCCAAGGTTGTTTTTTCAACCCGAATTGGGAAAAGTCAACGGATCAAAATCTCAACTTTGATTCAGCACTCAGTTCAATTGTCTCATCTCCTGCATCGCCCCCGATCGAGAATCTTGTGATGAGAGAATTGATTGGAAAATTGGGAAGTTTTGGTGAGATCTCACAACAACATTCTAAGCTCAACAACAACGTTGTACCAATGCCTGGATTTTCACCTGATCCTGGTTTTGTTCAAAGGGCTGCGAAATTCTCTTGCTTTGGTAGCAAGAGTTTCAATGATAGAAGTAACCATAACCAATTGGTTATGAACAATGTTGAATTACCTCAAAGATCTGTTAATTTAATGGAAAATGGAGCGAAATTACTATCAAGAGTTTCGAGTAGTCCTTCGTTCAATACAATTGGATCTCAAATGGTTAACATAGAGAACAAGAATTCACCATTGCAACAAGAATATGAAGGAATTGAAGTAGGTAATtctcaagaagaatctacaatcTCTGAGCAAAATACTCCAAATGGCGAAATTGGTGTGAAAGCTTCACTTGACATGAATTCAAGGAAAAGAAAAAGCTCTTCTTTTAAAGGAAAAGCTTCAAACTCTTCCAATCCTACCAAG ggTGGTGAAGACTTAAATGCAAAGAAAAGCAAGTCAAATGAGGGTGGTAAAAATGAAAATGATGGCATGAATATAGAGGAAGATTCCAAAAAAGTTGCTACTAATGCAGAGGAAGAGAAACAGAACAAGAGTAACTCAAAAGCTCCTGAACCTCTAAAAGATTACATTCATGTCAGAGCAAGAAGAGGTCAAGCAACTGACAGTCATAGTCTTGCCGAACGC GTTCGCAGAGAGAAAATAAGTGAAAGAATGAAACTTCTTCAAGATCTCGTACCAGGTTGCAATAAG GTTACTGGAAAAGCACTTATGCTAGATGAAATTATAAATTATGTTCAGTCATTACAACGGCAAGTTGAG ttTTTGTCTATGAAATTGTCTTCTGTTAACACAAGTATTGAAAGTGTTGTTGTATCAAAAGAT aTATTTCAAGCAAATAATTCATTGCAAAACTCAATATTCCAAATAGATTCTTCAGCACCATCTTTTTATGGGACACAAACCCAACAAAATCAAGTTATTCATAGTAACATTCCTAATGGAAGTGGGACACATTGCTTAGTGGATTCATTGGATTCTTCTTTGTGCCATAATCTTGGCATGCATTTACCTTTACTAAATGGATTTAATGAAAATGGATCTCAG TTTCCTTTAACATTTTCTGAAGAGGACTTAAACACCATTGTTCAGATGGGATTTGGCCAAACTTCAAACAGGGAAACACCAATACACTCACCAAGTTTCAACG ATTCAAATCAAGCAACACAAATGAAAATTGAACTCTAA